Proteins from a genomic interval of Sphingopyxis sp. QXT-31:
- a CDS encoding MATE family efflux transporter, translating into MTNGEGPVTPTPVAAAADPAASPVLPRQTARGGGRMDLTQGPIAKTLILFALPTLASNILQTLSGSVNSIWVGQFLGEGALAATANANIIMFLMFGAFFGFGMAATVLIGQSMGRGDIDAARRATGGVIGLALIFSVVIAIIGWFASDQILRWLKTPPEAFALAHDYLRVTFLAVPASMLSVTLMMASRGAGDAVTPLRFMILAVVLDIAFNPVLILGLGPFPRLGIAGSALATALAGLISLAGMIGWFYAKNHALRLRGRELLYLIPKWSELRFIVGRGLPMGAQMLVISGAGLVMVGLVNREGLVTSAAYGATLQLWNYIQMPALAVGAAVSSMAAQNIGAGRWDRVSSVTNGGIAINLGMTGVLIVLLLLFDRAALALFLGSGSPAIEVARNIQLIATWTFLPFGTTIVLVSTLRANGSVLPPLLILFLSMFPIRLGIYYFGYPIIGSDILWWSFPLSSLASVTMAWAIYKRGRWRGAMPERVI; encoded by the coding sequence ATGACCAACGGCGAAGGCCCCGTCACGCCGACGCCGGTCGCGGCGGCGGCGGATCCGGCTGCGAGCCCGGTCCTGCCGCGCCAGACCGCGCGCGGTGGCGGGCGGATGGACCTGACGCAGGGGCCGATCGCCAAGACGCTGATCCTCTTCGCGCTGCCGACGCTCGCGTCGAACATCCTCCAGACTTTGTCGGGGTCGGTGAATTCGATCTGGGTCGGGCAGTTCCTCGGCGAGGGCGCGCTCGCCGCGACCGCCAATGCGAACATCATCATGTTCCTGATGTTCGGCGCCTTTTTCGGTTTCGGCATGGCCGCGACCGTGCTCATCGGCCAGTCGATGGGGCGCGGCGACATCGACGCCGCGCGCCGCGCCACCGGCGGCGTGATCGGGCTCGCGCTGATCTTCTCGGTCGTCATCGCGATCATCGGCTGGTTCGCGTCGGACCAGATACTGCGCTGGCTCAAAACCCCGCCAGAGGCCTTTGCGCTGGCGCATGATTACCTCCGCGTCACCTTTCTCGCGGTGCCCGCGAGCATGCTCAGCGTCACGCTGATGATGGCCTCGCGCGGCGCGGGCGATGCGGTGACGCCGCTGCGTTTCATGATCTTGGCGGTGGTGCTCGACATCGCCTTCAACCCGGTGCTGATCCTCGGGCTCGGCCCGTTTCCGCGCCTCGGCATCGCGGGCAGTGCGCTCGCGACCGCGCTTGCCGGACTGATCAGCCTCGCGGGCATGATCGGCTGGTTCTATGCGAAGAACCATGCGCTGCGGCTGCGCGGGCGCGAGCTGTTGTACCTGATCCCCAAATGGTCGGAGCTGCGCTTCATCGTCGGGCGCGGGCTGCCGATGGGGGCACAAATGCTCGTCATCTCGGGCGCGGGGCTCGTCATGGTCGGGCTCGTCAACCGCGAGGGGCTGGTGACCTCCGCGGCCTATGGCGCGACGTTACAGCTGTGGAACTATATCCAGATGCCCGCGCTCGCGGTCGGCGCCGCGGTGAGTTCGATGGCGGCACAGAATATCGGCGCCGGGCGCTGGGACCGCGTGTCTTCGGTCACCAATGGCGGGATCGCGATCAACCTGGGCATGACCGGGGTGCTGATCGTGCTGCTGCTGCTCTTCGACCGCGCCGCGCTCGCTTTGTTTCTCGGCAGCGGCAGCCCCGCGATCGAGGTCGCGCGCAATATCCAGCTGATCGCGACCTGGACCTTCCTGCCCTTCGGCACGACGATCGTGCTGGTCAGCACGCTGCGCGCCAATGGCTCGGTGCTGCCGCCGCTGCTGATCCTGTTCCTGTCGATGTTTCCGATCCGCCTCGGCATCTATTATTTCGGCTATCCGATCATCGGCAGCGACATATTGTGGTGGAGCTTTCCGCTTTCCTCGCTCGCTTCGGTGACGATGGCCTGGGCCATCTACAAGCGCGGTCGCTGGCGCGGCGCGATGCCCGAGCGCGTGATCTGA
- a CDS encoding sensor histidine kinase — protein MNMSDRKLAQSDRRARFLAAAPDWRASDARVNPRVAIGSIIVMWLLYFLITTGLAILTGATDQMEFIGRRALVVVAGILCTFVLYQLLQRVQPKSFGARLAAALGTAIPLVILYASINLLVFFYWFPAADTQKIIAEVQEKFPVAWELVLILDSSIRWYFFFAVWAALYVAFGYANEMHAVERRADSYRIEAQTAQLRALHYQVNPHFLFNTLNSLSTLVLKGSKAEAETMIMNLASFLRSSLAVDPEQLVSLDEEIALQRLYLDIEQTRFPDRLQVEVTMPQDLEHACVPVLILQPIIENAIKYGVAPSKGTIAIRLTASAEYGLLVLRIENDIDPKAPVPAPGTGLGLGNVRERLLTRYGPTAGCEWGKSDDGGFVVSLWLPFTQQGGC, from the coding sequence ATGAATATGTCCGACCGCAAACTGGCCCAGAGCGATCGCCGCGCCAGATTCCTCGCCGCCGCGCCCGACTGGCGTGCCTCCGACGCCCGCGTCAATCCGCGCGTCGCGATCGGCTCGATCATCGTGATGTGGCTGCTCTATTTCCTCATCACCACCGGCCTCGCGATACTGACCGGTGCGACCGACCAGATGGAGTTCATCGGGCGGCGCGCGCTCGTCGTGGTCGCGGGCATCCTTTGCACCTTCGTGCTCTATCAGCTGCTCCAGCGCGTCCAGCCCAAGAGCTTCGGCGCGCGGCTCGCGGCGGCGCTCGGGACCGCGATCCCGCTAGTGATCCTCTACGCCTCGATCAACCTGCTCGTCTTCTTCTACTGGTTCCCCGCCGCCGACACGCAGAAGATCATTGCCGAGGTGCAGGAGAAATTCCCCGTCGCGTGGGAACTGGTGCTGATCCTCGACAGCTCGATCCGCTGGTATTTCTTCTTCGCCGTGTGGGCGGCCCTCTATGTCGCCTTTGGCTATGCCAATGAGATGCACGCGGTAGAGCGCCGCGCCGACAGCTACCGGATCGAGGCGCAGACCGCGCAGCTCCGCGCGCTGCATTATCAGGTCAATCCGCACTTCCTGTTCAACACGCTCAACTCGCTGTCGACGCTGGTGCTCAAGGGATCGAAGGCCGAGGCCGAGACGATGATCATGAACCTGGCGTCTTTCCTGCGGTCGAGTTTGGCGGTCGATCCCGAGCAGCTGGTCAGCCTCGACGAGGAGATCGCGCTGCAGCGGCTATATCTCGACATCGAGCAGACGCGCTTTCCCGACCGCCTGCAGGTCGAGGTGACGATGCCCCAGGATCTGGAGCATGCGTGCGTGCCCGTGCTGATCCTGCAGCCGATCATCGAAAATGCTATCAAATATGGCGTCGCGCCCAGCAAGGGTACGATCGCGATCCGGCTGACCGCCAGCGCCGAATATGGCCTGCTGGTGCTGCGGATCGAGAATGACATCGACCCCAAGGCGCCGGTGCCCGCGCCAGGCACGGGCCTCGGCCTCGGCAATGTTCGCGAGCGGCTGCTGACGCGCTATGGTCCCACAGCCGGATGCGAATGGGGCAAGTCCGACGACGGCGGCTTCGTCGTGTCGCTGTGGCTGCCGTTTACGCAGCAGGGGGGATGCTGA
- a CDS encoding metal-dependent hydrolase family protein, giving the protein MQYLRYRHLTAALAATFLAATPAAAQTVYIEAGRLIDGVSNDVRSGQCITVVDEHIKAVGPCGKAPDGAAIVDWSGFTVLPGLIDLHTHLADLGQSADLAAPIKASPAETALVGARNARVTLDAGFTSVRDVGTYRGLTDVTLRNAIDRGDVPGPRMWVAGAYLTIPKGGGELNGVVPNEELPADMRLGVAATPGEAAQKTAYLLDHGADFIKTIATGAVLAIGTEPGAPELTPEQLAAIVKVAHARGKRVTAHAHGAVGIQNAINAGVDSIEHASLADEATLQLAKKHGTWLAMDIYNGDYIEDVGTKEGWPAEYLRKNRETTDAQRAAFRRAVELGVNIGYATDAGVYPHGLNARQFRNMVKYGMTPMQAIQSATGRAAEEMGRGDVGAIVPGRYADMVAVKADPLADITVLEKIDHVMKGGALVR; this is encoded by the coding sequence GTGCAATACCTTCGATACCGCCATCTGACCGCCGCACTCGCGGCGACCTTTTTGGCGGCGACGCCGGCCGCGGCACAAACCGTCTATATCGAGGCGGGGCGGCTGATCGACGGCGTGTCGAACGACGTGCGCAGCGGCCAGTGCATCACTGTCGTCGATGAGCATATCAAGGCGGTGGGGCCGTGCGGCAAGGCGCCCGACGGCGCGGCGATCGTCGACTGGTCGGGCTTTACCGTGCTGCCCGGGCTGATCGACCTCCACACGCATCTCGCCGACCTCGGTCAGAGCGCCGACCTCGCCGCGCCGATCAAGGCGTCGCCCGCCGAGACCGCGCTCGTCGGGGCGCGCAACGCGCGGGTGACGCTCGACGCGGGGTTCACGAGCGTGCGCGACGTCGGCACCTATCGCGGGCTGACCGACGTGACTTTGCGCAACGCAATCGACCGCGGCGACGTGCCGGGGCCGCGCATGTGGGTTGCGGGTGCCTATCTGACGATCCCCAAGGGCGGCGGCGAACTCAACGGCGTGGTTCCCAATGAGGAGTTGCCCGCCGACATGCGGCTCGGCGTGGCGGCGACCCCCGGGGAAGCCGCGCAAAAGACCGCCTATCTGCTCGACCATGGCGCCGATTTCATCAAGACCATCGCGACCGGCGCGGTGCTGGCGATCGGCACCGAGCCCGGCGCGCCCGAGCTCACGCCCGAGCAGCTCGCCGCGATCGTCAAGGTGGCGCATGCCCGCGGCAAACGCGTCACCGCGCACGCGCATGGCGCGGTCGGTATCCAGAATGCGATCAACGCCGGTGTCGACAGCATCGAACATGCCAGCCTCGCCGATGAAGCGACGCTCCAGCTCGCCAAGAAGCACGGCACTTGGCTCGCGATGGATATCTATAACGGCGATTATATCGAGGATGTCGGCACCAAGGAGGGCTGGCCCGCCGAATATCTGCGCAAGAACCGCGAGACCACCGACGCGCAGCGCGCAGCGTTCCGGCGCGCGGTCGAGCTGGGGGTGAACATCGGTTACGCGACCGACGCCGGCGTCTATCCGCACGGGCTCAACGCGCGGCAGTTCCGCAACATGGTGAAATACGGGATGACGCCGATGCAGGCGATCCAGTCGGCGACGGGCCGCGCCGCCGAGGAAATGGGCCGCGGCGACGTCGGCGCGATCGTGCCCGGGCGCTACGCCGACATGGTCGCGGTCAAGGCCGACCCGCTCGCCGACATCACGGTGCTGGAGAAGATCGACCATGTGATGAAGGGCGGAGCCTTGGTGCGATGA
- a CDS encoding HPP family protein: MFRLASSSVKWFVPLLAGASLRDRVAASLGALAGIGVVGLAGTMFFSFPSLWIVAPIAASAVLLFAVPASPLAQPWSIVGGNIVSALTGMAMLHLVPDQVLAAALAVSGAILAMSLARCLHPPGGAVALSAVIGARSFVSADGPGFLALVALDSVLLVGTGWLFHRVSGHSYPHRPRPVEGKPPVPAPFGVQMADIDAALEDLGETFDIGREDLALLLERAEVHAAARVGKG, encoded by the coding sequence GTGTTTCGTTTGGCATCATCGTCGGTGAAATGGTTCGTGCCGCTGCTCGCGGGCGCCAGCCTGCGCGACCGCGTCGCCGCCAGCCTTGGGGCGCTGGCCGGTATCGGCGTCGTGGGCCTTGCCGGAACGATGTTCTTTTCGTTTCCGAGCCTGTGGATCGTCGCGCCGATCGCCGCGTCGGCGGTGCTGCTCTTTGCGGTCCCCGCCAGCCCGCTGGCCCAGCCTTGGTCGATCGTCGGCGGCAATATCGTATCGGCGTTGACCGGCATGGCGATGCTGCACCTCGTTCCCGACCAAGTGCTTGCCGCGGCCCTTGCGGTCTCGGGTGCGATCCTCGCGATGTCGCTTGCGCGCTGCTTGCATCCGCCGGGGGGCGCCGTCGCGCTGAGCGCCGTCATCGGCGCGCGAAGCTTCGTATCGGCGGATGGGCCTGGCTTTCTGGCGCTCGTCGCGCTCGATTCGGTTCTGCTCGTGGGGACGGGTTGGCTCTTCCACCGGGTGTCGGGCCACAGCTACCCCCACCGACCGCGGCCGGTCGAAGGCAAACCGCCGGTACCGGCCCCCTTCGGGGTGCAGATGGCCGACATCGACGCCGCGCTTGAAGATCTCGGCGAGACCTTCGACATCGGCCGCGAGGATCTGGCGCTGCTGCTCGAACGCGCCGAGGTGCACGCGGCGGCGCGGGTGGGGAAGGGGTAG
- a CDS encoding valine--tRNA ligase: MPMEKTFDPAAIEAKWAHEWESRGLFRPARPDAEPFTIVNPPPNVTGALHIGHALDNTLQDVLVRYERLRGKDALWVVGMDHAGIATQMVVERQLEERQDKRTNYTRDEFVAKVWQWKAESGGQITGQLRRLGCSMDWSREQFTMDPHFTEAVVKVFVDLHKKGLIYRDKRLVNWDPKLKTAISDLEVETHEVQGGFWHFKYPLADGVTLDDGRDYIEVATTRPETMLADMAVAVHPDDARYKSVIGKDILQPITGRRFKVVADEHADPELGSGAVKITPGHDFNDFDVGKRAGFKPGEMLNMLDGDANVIQTADGLIPDEYLGLHRFKRDGKDGARELVVNRMKEAGFLIPHVDKDGGEHDAEPRTIQTPFGDRGGVVIEPWLTDQWYVDAETLAQPPMQAVRDGRINIVPKTWEKTFFNWMENIQPWCVSRQLWWGHRIPAWYAEDGRIFVAETEEEAQAEAGADVALTRDEDVLDTWFSSALWPFATLGWPENTELLRRHYPNDVLISGFDILFFWDARMAMQGMEFMGDVPWKTLYLHGLVRAPDGAKMSKSKGNVVDPLGLIDQYGADALRFFMAAMESQGRDIKMDDARLAGYRNFATKLWNAARFCEANGISASTSFEAPAATLPVNRWIIGEVAATVAAMESAFAAYRFDEAANAIYSFAWDRFCDWYLELIKGAIDDETKAVTGWVLDQILVMLHPFMPFITEELWTGLGDRADYPLITAQWPEPNAKRDAEASADIDWLIKLVSELRTAKAELGLPPGARLTAHFPASLMGRADKLAAQLDRLARLEAISFDPAPAGASAQLVVEGETITVPLEGVIDIAAERDRLTKALAAAAKERDGLTGRLNNPSFVERAKPEAVEKARADHAAKEAEADRLTAALARLG; the protein is encoded by the coding sequence ATGCCGATGGAAAAAACCTTCGATCCCGCCGCTATCGAGGCGAAATGGGCCCATGAATGGGAGAGCCGCGGGCTGTTTCGCCCCGCGCGTCCCGACGCCGAGCCGTTCACGATCGTCAACCCGCCGCCGAACGTCACCGGCGCGCTGCACATCGGCCATGCGCTCGACAACACATTGCAAGACGTGCTCGTCCGCTACGAGCGGTTGCGAGGAAAAGACGCGTTATGGGTCGTCGGCATGGACCATGCCGGCATCGCGACGCAGATGGTCGTCGAACGCCAGCTCGAGGAGCGGCAGGACAAGCGCACCAACTACACGCGCGACGAATTCGTCGCGAAGGTGTGGCAATGGAAAGCAGAGAGCGGCGGCCAGATCACCGGCCAGCTCCGCCGCCTCGGCTGCTCGATGGACTGGTCGCGCGAGCAGTTCACGATGGACCCGCATTTCACCGAAGCGGTGGTCAAGGTCTTCGTCGATCTGCACAAGAAGGGCCTCATTTACCGCGACAAAAGGCTGGTGAACTGGGACCCCAAGCTTAAGACCGCGATCTCGGACCTCGAGGTCGAGACGCACGAGGTGCAGGGCGGCTTCTGGCATTTCAAATATCCGCTCGCCGACGGCGTGACGCTCGACGACGGACGCGACTATATCGAGGTCGCGACGACGCGCCCCGAAACGATGCTCGCCGACATGGCGGTCGCGGTGCACCCCGACGACGCGCGCTACAAGAGCGTGATCGGCAAGGACATATTACAGCCGATCACCGGGCGTCGCTTCAAGGTCGTCGCCGACGAGCATGCCGATCCCGAACTGGGCTCGGGCGCGGTGAAGATCACGCCAGGGCATGATTTCAACGACTTCGACGTCGGCAAGCGCGCGGGATTCAAGCCCGGCGAGATGCTCAACATGCTCGACGGCGACGCGAACGTCATCCAGACCGCCGACGGGCTGATCCCGGACGAATATCTCGGCCTTCACCGCTTCAAGCGCGACGGCAAGGACGGCGCGCGCGAACTGGTCGTGAACCGGATGAAGGAAGCCGGCTTCCTGATCCCGCACGTCGACAAGGACGGCGGCGAGCATGACGCCGAACCCCGCACGATCCAGACGCCGTTCGGGGATCGCGGCGGCGTGGTTATCGAGCCTTGGCTGACCGACCAATGGTATGTCGATGCCGAAACGCTCGCGCAGCCCCCTATGCAGGCGGTGCGCGACGGGCGCATCAACATCGTGCCCAAGACGTGGGAAAAGACCTTCTTCAACTGGATGGAGAATATCCAGCCGTGGTGCGTCTCGCGCCAGCTGTGGTGGGGACACCGGATTCCGGCTTGGTACGCCGAAGATGGCCGTATCTTCGTCGCCGAGACCGAAGAGGAAGCGCAGGCCGAAGCCGGCGCGGACGTCGCCCTCACCCGCGACGAAGACGTCCTCGACACGTGGTTCTCCTCCGCGCTCTGGCCCTTCGCGACGCTTGGCTGGCCCGAGAATACCGAGTTGCTCCGCCGCCACTACCCCAACGACGTCCTGATCTCCGGCTTCGACATCCTCTTCTTCTGGGATGCGCGCATGGCGATGCAGGGGATGGAGTTCATGGGCGATGTGCCGTGGAAGACGCTCTACCTCCACGGCCTCGTCCGCGCGCCCGATGGTGCGAAGATGTCGAAGTCGAAGGGCAATGTCGTCGACCCGCTCGGGCTGATCGACCAATATGGCGCCGACGCGCTGCGCTTCTTCATGGCGGCGATGGAAAGCCAGGGCCGCGACATCAAGATGGATGACGCGCGCCTCGCGGGCTATCGCAACTTCGCGACCAAGCTGTGGAACGCCGCGCGTTTCTGCGAAGCCAATGGCATTTCGGCCTCGACCAGCTTCGAAGCGCCCGCGGCAACGCTGCCGGTCAACCGTTGGATCATCGGCGAGGTCGCCGCGACCGTTGCCGCGATGGAAAGTGCTTTCGCCGCCTATCGTTTCGACGAGGCCGCGAACGCGATCTACAGCTTTGCCTGGGATCGTTTCTGCGACTGGTATCTGGAGCTGATCAAGGGCGCTATCGACGACGAGACCAAAGCCGTCACTGGCTGGGTGCTCGACCAGATCCTCGTCATGCTCCACCCCTTCATGCCTTTCATCACCGAAGAGCTGTGGACCGGGCTCGGCGACCGCGCGGACTACCCGCTGATCACGGCCCAATGGCCCGAGCCAAATGCGAAGCGCGACGCCGAGGCCAGCGCCGATATCGACTGGCTGATCAAGCTCGTCAGCGAACTGCGCACCGCAAAGGCCGAACTCGGCCTGCCCCCAGGCGCGCGCCTGACCGCGCACTTCCCGGCATCACTGATGGGTCGCGCCGACAAGCTTGCGGCGCAGCTCGACCGCCTCGCGCGGCTCGAGGCGATCAGCTTCGATCCTGCTCCCGCGGGCGCCTCTGCGCAGCTCGTCGTCGAGGGCGAGACGATCACCGTGCCGCTCGAAGGCGTGATCGACATCGCCGCCGAGCGCGACCGCCTGACCAAGGCGCTCGCCGCCGCGGCGAAGGAACGCGACGGCCTTACCGGCCGTCTGAATAACCCGTCGTTCGTCGAACGCGCCAAGCCGGAAGCGGTCGAAAAGGCGCGCGCCGACCATGCCGCGAAGGAAGCCGAAGCCGACCGCCTGACTGCCGCGCTGGCGCGCCTGGGGTGA
- a CDS encoding LytR/AlgR family response regulator transcription factor — protein sequence MIQTLRTLIVDDEPLAIERLQILAGQQEGVSLVGTATDGASALRLVEALAPDLVLCDIAMPGLSGLDVAAAIDKLDNPPAVIFVTAFDQYAVAAFDVAAVDYLLKPVSPDRLGRALTRVREWRATDRTRSPKSKWIGEFWVQNRGEMLRIDAGQVDLIEAERDYMRLHVGARSWLIHQTIKSLEARMDPDQFLRIHRSKMVRRDGIAGLKHHGDGAWSVDLGEGGVHRIGRTYLHDVKAIMQG from the coding sequence ATGATCCAGACTTTGCGGACCTTGATCGTCGACGACGAGCCGCTGGCCATCGAGCGGCTGCAAATCCTGGCGGGGCAGCAGGAAGGGGTGTCGCTGGTCGGCACCGCGACCGACGGCGCGTCGGCATTGCGGCTGGTCGAGGCGCTGGCGCCCGACCTGGTGCTCTGCGACATCGCGATGCCGGGGCTCAGCGGGCTCGACGTCGCCGCGGCGATCGACAAGCTCGACAATCCGCCCGCGGTGATCTTCGTCACCGCCTTCGACCAATATGCCGTCGCCGCCTTCGACGTCGCGGCGGTCGATTATCTACTCAAGCCCGTGTCGCCCGACCGCCTGGGCCGCGCGCTGACGCGCGTGCGCGAATGGCGCGCGACCGACCGGACGCGATCGCCCAAGAGCAAGTGGATCGGCGAATTCTGGGTCCAGAACCGCGGCGAGATGCTGCGCATCGACGCGGGCCAGGTCGACCTGATCGAGGCCGAGCGCGACTATATGCGGCTGCACGTCGGCGCCCGCAGCTGGCTGATCCACCAGACGATCAAGTCGCTGGAGGCGCGCATGGATCCCGACCAGTTCCTGCGTATCCACCGCTCGAAAATGGTGCGCCGCGACGGCATCGCCGGGCTCAAGCACCATGGCGACGGCGCGTGGAGCGTCGACCTCGGCGAAGGCGGCGTGCATCGCATCGGCCGCACCTATCTGCACGACGTCAAGGCGATCATGCAGGGCTGA
- a CDS encoding S9 family peptidase, translating to MRNFLIPSAFALAAALSAPAAARPMTEVDLATLKRVAAPTASPDGRWVVYQLTETAAETYKRATGLWLVDRNAKDAVPVRVADTADKNETAPAFHPDGSLYFLSNASGKSQVWRIDPKAAGAAATQVTDTKADVSGFKIAPDGGKLLAWGDVPRECTDFGCEAKDKGELPGPGTGRLYKDQSGFVRHWDSWETPGTYSRPFIFNLEGGKATAARPVDAGLTGDSPSKPFGGGEELAWGADSRTIFFTLRKADKDEPTSTNLDIYSWLVDRRMMPVNLTADNQATDTLPAPSPDGKWLAYAAMARPGYEADRQVLMLRDLATGETRKLTDAWDRSVGSIAWAADGKSLYITAQDVLDHPVFKVDAKSGKVEKLKATAEEYEGNIGDVTVLPGGALLYSRNSVAVPTDLWTRDAKGKVKRLTDVNRDQMAGIDPVDAKRFSFKGANGDTVWGQIVKTADTKGKIPVAFLVHGGPQSSFGNSWSTRWNPRLFSAPGYAAVTIDFHGSTGYGQAFTDSIKQDWGGKPLEDLKLGLAAAGATDANVDTTNACALGGSYGGYMMNWIAGQWPDGFKCLVTHAGVFDLRAMAFETEELWFDEWDHGGPWWQRTDAEKWNPVNHVTKWKTPTLVIHGEKDFRIPYSQGLAAYTALQRQGVEGELLVFPDENHWILKGQNSVQWYRTVFGWMGKHLRK from the coding sequence ATGCGTAACTTCCTCATTCCCAGCGCCTTCGCGCTCGCCGCCGCCCTTTCCGCCCCCGCCGCCGCCCGGCCGATGACCGAGGTCGATCTCGCGACGCTGAAGCGCGTCGCCGCGCCGACGGCTTCGCCCGACGGGCGCTGGGTCGTGTATCAGCTGACCGAGACCGCGGCAGAAACCTACAAGCGCGCGACCGGCCTGTGGCTAGTCGATCGGAATGCCAAGGATGCGGTGCCGGTGCGCGTTGCCGACACCGCGGACAAGAACGAGACCGCGCCCGCCTTCCACCCCGACGGCAGCCTCTATTTCCTCTCGAACGCCTCGGGCAAGAGCCAGGTCTGGCGCATCGACCCCAAGGCCGCAGGCGCGGCTGCGACGCAGGTCACCGATACCAAGGCCGATGTCTCGGGCTTCAAGATTGCGCCCGACGGCGGCAAATTGCTCGCCTGGGGCGACGTGCCGCGCGAGTGCACCGATTTCGGCTGCGAGGCCAAGGACAAGGGCGAACTCCCCGGGCCCGGCACCGGGCGCCTCTACAAGGATCAAAGCGGGTTCGTGCGCCACTGGGACAGCTGGGAAACCCCCGGCACCTACAGCCGCCCCTTCATCTTCAACCTCGAAGGCGGCAAGGCGACGGCCGCGCGCCCGGTCGACGCCGGTCTGACCGGCGACAGCCCGTCGAAGCCCTTCGGCGGCGGCGAGGAGCTGGCGTGGGGTGCCGACAGCCGCACGATCTTCTTCACGCTTCGCAAGGCCGACAAGGACGAGCCGACCTCGACCAACCTCGACATCTATAGCTGGCTGGTCGACCGCCGGATGATGCCGGTGAACCTGACCGCGGACAATCAGGCGACCGACACGCTGCCCGCCCCGTCGCCCGACGGCAAGTGGCTGGCTTACGCGGCGATGGCGCGGCCGGGTTACGAAGCCGACCGGCAGGTGCTGATGCTCCGCGACCTCGCGACCGGCGAAACGCGCAAATTGACCGACGCGTGGGATCGTTCGGTGGGCTCGATCGCCTGGGCGGCCGACGGCAAATCGCTCTACATCACCGCGCAGGACGTGCTCGACCATCCAGTGTTCAAGGTCGACGCGAAGAGCGGCAAGGTCGAGAAGCTCAAGGCCACCGCCGAGGAATATGAAGGCAATATCGGCGACGTGACGGTGCTGCCCGGCGGCGCCCTGCTCTATTCGCGCAACAGCGTCGCGGTGCCGACCGACCTCTGGACGCGCGACGCCAAGGGCAAGGTCAAGCGGCTGACCGACGTCAACCGCGACCAGATGGCCGGGATCGATCCGGTCGATGCCAAGCGCTTCAGCTTCAAGGGCGCGAACGGCGACACCGTGTGGGGCCAGATCGTCAAGACCGCCGACACCAAGGGCAAGATCCCGGTGGCCTTTCTCGTCCATGGCGGACCGCAGTCGAGCTTCGGCAACAGCTGGTCGACGCGCTGGAACCCGCGGCTCTTCTCGGCGCCGGGCTATGCCGCGGTGACGATCGATTTCCACGGCTCGACGGGTTACGGCCAGGCCTTCACCGACAGCATCAAGCAGGATTGGGGCGGCAAGCCGCTCGAGGACCTGAAGCTCGGCCTCGCCGCCGCGGGCGCGACCGACGCCAATGTCGACACCACGAACGCCTGCGCGCTCGGCGGCTCGTACGGCGGCTATATGATGAACTGGATCGCGGGTCAGTGGCCCGATGGTTTCAAATGCCTGGTCACCCATGCCGGGGTGTTCGACCTGCGCGCGATGGCGTTCGAGACCGAGGAACTCTGGTTCGACGAATGGGACCATGGCGGTCCCTGGTGGCAGCGAACCGACGCGGAAAAGTGGAATCCGGTCAATCACGTCACCAAGTGGAAGACCCCGACGCTGGTGATCCACGGCGAAAAGGACTTCCGCATCCCGTACAGCCAGGGCCTCGCGGCGTATACCGCGCTGCAGCGGCAGGGCGTCGAGGGCGAATTGCTCGTCTTCCCCGACGAGAACCACTGGATCCTGAAGGGCCAGAACAGCGTGCAATGGTACCGGACGGTGTTCGGCTGGATGGGCAAGCATCTGAGGAAATAG